One window from the genome of Camelus bactrianus isolate YW-2024 breed Bactrian camel chromosome 4, ASM4877302v1, whole genome shotgun sequence encodes:
- the ADAMTS13 gene encoding A disintegrin and metalloproteinase with thrombospondin motifs 13 isoform X7 — translation MVILTQPEDAPNITANITASLLSVCEWSRTINPEDDTDPSHADLVLYITRFDLELPDGNRQVRGVTQLGGACSSSWNCLITEDTGFDLGVTIAHEIGHSFGLEHDGAPGSGCGPSGHVMASDGAAPAPGGLAWSPCSRRQLLRLVSAGRARCMWDPPGSQSGPAGRPPEVHPGLYHDADEQCRIAFGPMAVACTFTREHLDMCQALSCHTDPLDQSSCSRLLIPLLDGTECGVGKWCSKGHCRSLAELAPIGAVHGHWSSWGPASPCSRSCGGGVVTRRRQCDNPRPAFGGRACIGADLQAEMCNTQACETTQLEFMSEQCSQTDGKPLYLSPGSPSFYRWGAAVQYSQGDALCRHMCRAVGESFIVRRGDSFLDGTRCVPSSPREDGTLSLCVSGSCRTFGCDGRMDSGQVRDACQVCGGDSSTCSPQNGSFRAGRAREYVTFLTITPNLTSIHIINQRPLFTHLAVRLRGRYIVAGNGSISPSTSYPSLLEDSRVQHKVALTEDRLPRLEEIHIRGPTWDDMEIQVYRRYGAEYGALARPDVTFTYFQPKRRQAWAWAAVRGACSVSCGAGLRWVTYSCRDQASGQWVEAARCGGSWQPAAWSESCAPQPCPPYWVAGDFGPCSASCGGGLQERVVRCVEAQGGLLRTLPHSRCRALAQQPAAVETCNSQPCPTREVSDTCSSACGADLAGQNATCVLGTDGAEELVTAGACSTDEKLATLEPCVQAACPPGGGHLDAQAPGEEAASAEGRARLEAPATHVWTPLAGPCSVSCGRGLRELRFQCTDSALRTAVGEELCGLSSKPGSRWEVCRAAPCPAWWETRALAPCPVTCGGGQVPLAVRCVRMEQGRSIPLPHSKCWPSPRPRPLEDCSPEPCPARWKVTTLGPCSASCGLGTATRSVACVQLDRGQDTAVDVRACAGLVRPQTRIPCMTAACTYRWHVSAWLQCSVSCGEGIQRRHDTCLGPRAQVPVPADFCQHLPKPVTVRGCWAGPCAGQGLPSPAPHEEATAPGQTTAATTDASLERPHPWAHLLSPTPWPQGLLNGTPESPAESSACGRQHLEPTGTIDMRGPAQADCAVAIGRPLDEVVTLRVLESSLNCSAGEMLLLWGRLTWRKMCRRLSGMTFSSKANTLVVRQRLVRPGGGVLLRYSSQPALGTFHRECDMQLFGPRGEIVSPSLSPGGRNVGGCRIFINVAPRARIVIHALATDMGTGTGNQGTDASYILIRDIHSLRTTTFRGQQTLYWESEGSQAEMEFSQGFLEAHTSLRGHYWTLQTRAPYRGSALP, via the exons ATGGTCATACTGACGCAGCCGGAG GATGCTCCGAATATTACAGCCAACATCACCGCATCACTACTGAGCGTCTGTGAGTGGAGCAGGACCATCAACCCCGAGGATGACACGGATCCCAGTCATGCTGACCTGGTCCTCTACATCACCAG gTTTGACCTGGAATTGCCTGATGGTAACCGACAGGTTCGGGGGGTCACCCAGCTGGGGGGCGCCTGCTCCTCTTCCTGGAACTGCCTGATCACTGAGGATACTGGCTTCGACCTGGGGGTCACCATTGCCCATGAGATTGGGCACAG CTTCGGCCTGGAGCACGACGGCGCGCCCGGCAGCGGCTGCGGGCCCAGCGGCCACGTGATGGCGTCCGACGGCGCGGCGCCCGCCCCCGGGGGCCTGGCGTGGTCCCCCTGCAGCCGCCGGCAGCTGCTGCGCCTGGTCAG CGCAGGACGGGCGCGCTGCATGTGGGACCCGCCGGGTTCGCAGTCCGGACCCGCGGGGCGCCCTCCAGAGGTGCACCCTGGCCTCTACCACGATGCGGACGAGCAGTGCCGCATAGCCTTTGGCCCTATGGCGGTCGCCTGCACCTTCACCAGGGAGCACCTT GACATGTGCCAGGCTCTCTCTTGCCACACAGACCCCCTGGACCAGAGCAGCTGTAGCCGCCTCCTCATTCCGCTCCTGGATGGGACAGAGTGTGGTGTGGGGAAG TGGTGCTCCAAGGGTCACTGCCGCTCCCTGGCGGAGCTGGCCCCCATCGGGGCAGTGCACGGGCACTGGTCTAGCTGGGGTCCCGCCAGTCCCTGCTCCCGCTCCTGCGGCGGAGGGGTGGTCACCAGGAGGCGGCAGTGCGACAACCCGAG GCCTGCCTTTGGGGGGCGTGCGTGCATAGGTGCGGACCTCCAGGCCGAGATGTGCAACACTCAG GCTTGCGAGACGACCCAGCTGGAGTTCATGTCCGAGCAGTGCTCACAGACCGACGGGAAGCCGCTCTACCTCTCCCCGGGCAGCCCCTCCTTCTACCGCTGGGGCGCCGCTGTGCAGTACAGTCAAG gggACGCTCTGTGCAGACACATGTGCCGGGCTGTTGGCGAGAGCTTCATTGTGAGGCGTGGGGACAGTTTCCTGGATGGGACCCGCTGTGTGCCGAGCAGCCCTCGGGAGGACGGGACCCTGAGCCTATGTGTGTCGGGCAGCTGCAGG ACTTTCGGCTGTGATGGCAGGATGGACTCTGGGCAGGTGCGAGACGCGTGCCAGGTGTGTGGAGGGGACAGCAGCACGTGTAGTCCGCAGAATGGCTCTTTCAGGGCCGGAAGAGCGAGAG AATACGTCACGTTCCTGACCATCACCCCCAACCTGACCAGCATACACATCATAAACCAGAGGCCTCTCTTCACACATCTGG CCGTGAGGCTCCGAGGGCGCTACATTGTGGCCGGGAATGGGAGCATCTCTCCCAGCACCTCCTACCCCTCCCTCCTGGAGGACAGCCGTGTCCAGCACAAAGTGGCCCTGACTGAGGACCGGCTGCCCCGCCTGGAGGAGATCCACATCCGGGGACCCACCTGGGACGACATGGAGATCCAG GTTTACAGGCGCTATGGTGCGGAGTACGGTGCCCTCGCCCGCCCAGACGTCACCTTCACCTACTTCCAGCCCAAGCGGCGgcaggcctgggcctgggctgccGTGCGGGGGGCCTGCTCGGTGAGCTGTGGGGCAG ggcTGCGCTGGGTGACCTACAGCTGTCGGGACCAGGCCAGCGGCCAGTGGGTGGAGGCTGCCCGGTGCGGAGGGAGCTGGCAGCCGGCGGCCTGGTCAGAGTCCTGcgccccccagccctgccccccgtA CTGGGTGGCTGGAGACTTCGGCCCGTGCAGCGCCTCCTGCGGGGGCGGCCTGCAGGAGCGGGTGGTGCGCTGCGTGGAGGCCCAGGGCGGCCTCCTGAGGACGCTGCCCCACTCCCGGTGCAGAGCGCTGGCCCAGCAGCCAGCGGCTGTGGAAACCTGCaattcccagccctgccccacaaG GGAGGTGTCGGACACGTGCTCATCGGCCTGTGGAGCAGACCTGGCCGGGCAGAATGCGACTTGTGTGCTGGGGACAGATGGCGCGGAGGAGCTGGTGACTGCTGGGGCCTGCTCCACAGACGAGAAGCTGGCTACACTTGAACCCTGTGTCCAGGCAGCATGTCCTCCAGGCGGGGGCCAT CTGGACGCCCAGGCTCCGGGGGAGGAGGCTGCATCtgcagagggcagggccaggctggaggCCCCTGCCACACACGTGTGGACTCCCCTGGCGGGGCCGTGCTCCGTCTCCTGCGGGCGAG gCCTGAGGGAGCTGCGCTTCCAGTGCACGGACTCTGCCCTCAGGACAGCCGTTGGGGAAGAGCTGTGTGGCTTGTCGAGCAAACCCGGGAGCCGGTGGGAGGTCTGCCGGGCTGCCCCGTGCCCAGCCTG GTGGGAGACCCGAGCCTTGGCACCATGCCCAGTGACCTGTGGAGGGGGACAGGTGCCGCTGGCTGTTCGCTGTGTGAGGATGGAACAAGGCCGCTCCATCCCCCTGCCTCACTCTAAGTGCTGGCCGTCACCTCGGCCCAGACCCCTCGAGGACTGCAGCCCGGAGCCCTGCCCTGCCAG GTGGAAAGTCACGACCCTTGGCCCGTGTTCAGCCAGCTGTGGTCTCGGCACTGCCACACGCTCGGTGGCCTGCGTGCAGCTGGACCGAGGCCAGGACACGGCGGTGGATGTGCGGGCCTGTGCGGGTCTGGTGCGGCCGCAGACCCGCATTCCCTGCATGACTGCCGCCTGCACCTACCGCTGGCATGTCAGCGCCTGGCTGCAG TGCTCTGTCTCGTGTGGGGAAGGCATTCAGCGCCGGCATGACACCTGCCTTGGACCCCGGGCCCAGGTGCCCGTGCCAGCCGACTTCTGCCAGCATCTGCCCAAGCCAGTGACAGTGCGGGGCTGCTGGGCCGGGCCCTGTGCAGGGCAGGGGTTGCCCAGCCCGGCGCCCCACGAGGAAGCCACTGCCCCAGGCCAGACCACAGCTGCCACTACTGATGCTTCCCTGGAGCGGCCCCACCCCTGggcccacctcctctcccccactcCCTGGCCTCAAGGACTCCTGAATGGGACCCCAGAAAGCCCAGCAGAGTCCA GTGCCTGTGGCCGGCAGCACCTTGAGCCAACAGGAACCATTGACATGCGAGGCCCAGCGCAGGCTGACTGTGCAGTGGCCATCGGACGGCCCCTGGATGAGGTGGTGACCCTCCGAGTCCTTGAGAGCTCCCTCAACTGCAGCGCTG GGGAGATGCTGCTGCTCTGGGGCAGGCTCACGTGGAGGAAGATGTGCAGGAGGCTGTCCGGCATGACTTTCAGCTCCAAAGCCAACACACTGGTGGTGAGGCAGCGTCTTGTGCGGCCGGGAGGCGGAGTGCTGCTGCGCTATTCGAGCCAGCCTGCCCTGGGAACCTTCCACCGCG AATGTGACATGCAGCTTTTTGGACCCCGGGGTGAAATCGTGAGCCCATCGTTGAGTCCAGGTGGAAGGAATGTGGGGGGCTGTCGCATCTTCATCAACGTGGCCCCACGGGCCCGGATTGTCATCCATGCCCTGGCCACAGACATGGGCACTGGAACTGGAAACCAGGGAACCGATGCCAGCTACATCTTG ATCCGGGACATCCACAGCCTGAGGACAACGACATTTCGTGGGCAGCAGACACTCTACTGGGAGTCAGAGGGCAGCCAGGCAGAGATGGAGTTTAGCCAGGGCTTCCTTGAGGCCCACACTAGCCTTCGGGGCCATTACTGGACCCTCCAGACTAGAGCTCCTTACCGCGGCAGTGCCCTGCCTTAG